A window of Juglans regia cultivar Chandler chromosome 7, Walnut 2.0, whole genome shotgun sequence contains these coding sequences:
- the LOC108982336 gene encoding crocetin glucosyltransferase, chloroplastic-like, with the protein MSHNFTDLAYLATRLQYSQTQTPHAQAPPPTTTTMEKYRHVLLVTFPAQGHINPGLQFAKRLIRLGAHVTLATSVSAYRRMTKTPTPQGLSFATFSDGYDDGFKPGTDDAEHYMSAIKRSGSKTLTDLIVSSTNEGRPFQYLVYTLLLPWAGNVAHELHLPSALLWIQPATVLDIYYYYFNGYGDDIRKKGTDPSYSLQLPGLPLLSSRDLPSFLLDSNTYTFALPSFQEQIEALEKESNPTVLVNTFDALEPEALRVIEKFNLTAVGPLIPSAFLDGKDPSDKAFGGDLFQGSKEYYIEWLNSKPNSSVIYVSFGSISTLAKQQMEEMARGLLDCGRPFLWVIRAKENGEEEKEEERLSCREELEQKGMIVPWCSQVEVLSHPSLACFVTHCGWNSSLESLVSGVPVVAFPQWTDQGTNAKLIEDVWKTGLRVTANKDGIVESDEIKRCLELVAGGGERGEEMRRNAKKWKELAREAAKEGGSSHKNLKAFVEEIGGCCS; encoded by the coding sequence ATGTCCCACAACTTCACAGACCTGGCCTATCTAGCTACCAGACTGCAGTActctcaaacacaaacacctcACGCTCAAGCTCCACcgcccaccaccaccaccatggAGAAGTACCGCCACGTACTCCTCGTAACATTCCCTGCGCAGGGCCATATCAACCCTGGCCTCCAGTTTGCTAAGCGCCTCATTCGCTTGGGGGCGCATGTCACCCTCGCCACCAGCGTCTCCGCCTACCGTCGCATGACCAAAACCCCTACTCCTCAAGGTTTGTCCTTCGCCACCTTCTCCGATGGCTACGACGATGGGTTTAAGCCTGGTACTGATGATGCAGAGCACTACATGTCCGCGATCAAGCGAAGTGGCTCCAAAACTCTCACCGATCTCATCGTGTCCAGCACAAACGAGGGCCGCCCCTTTCAGTACTTAGTGTACACACTTCTCCTGCCTTGGGCGGGGAACGTGGCCCACGAACTTCACCTCCCGTCAGCACTTCTCTGGATTCAACCTGCCACGGTTTTGGACATATACTACTACTACTTCAATGGCTATGGAGACGACATCAGGAAAAAGGGCACTGATCCCTCATACTCGTTACAATTACCGGGACTGCCGTTGCTCTCTAGTCGTGACCTTCCCTCCTTTTTGCTTGATTCAAATACGTATACTTTTGCACTCCCGTCATTTCAAGAGCAAATCGAAGCACTCGAAAAAGAAAGCAACCCGACAGTGCTTGTCAATACCTTTGATGCATTAGAGCCCGAAGCCTTGAGAGTGATCGAAAAATTTAATCTTACTGCGGTTGGACCGCTGATTCCATCGGCCTTTTTGGACGGAAAGGATCCATCCGATAAAGCTTTTGGCGGAGATCTTTTCCAAGGCTCCAAGGAGTACTACATCGAATGGCTGAACTCCAAGCCTAACTCATCTGTTATTTACGTCTCGTTCGGGAGCATATCGACGCTAGCAAAGCAGCAGATGGAGGAAATGGCACGCGGATTGTTGGATTGCGGACGTCCCTTCTTGTGGGTCATAAGAGCCaaggaaaatggagaagaagagaaagaagaagagagattgagttGCAGAGAGGAATTGGAGCAAAAGGGAATGATAGTGCCATGGTGTTCTCAAGTGGAGGTTCTGTCACATCCTTCATTGGCATGCTTTGTGACACATTGTGGCTGGAATTCGAGTTTGGAGAGTTTGGTCTCTGGGGTGCCAGTGGTTGCTTTCCCACAGTGGACAGATCAAGGAACAAACGCAAAACTGATTGAAGATGTGTGGAAAACAGGCTTGAGGGTGACAGCAAACAAGGATGGCATTGTAGAAAGTGATGAGATCAAGAGGTGCTTGGAATTGGTAGCTGGAGGTGGGGAGCGAGGGGAAGAAATGAGAAGGAATGCTAAGAAATGGAAGGAGTTGGCTAGGGAAGCTGCCAAGGAAGGTGGGTCTTCGCACAAAAATCTTAAAGCTTTTGTGGAGGAGATTGGAGGATGTTGTAGTTAA